From Draconibacterium halophilum, one genomic window encodes:
- a CDS encoding AAA family ATPase encodes MKKKTKIVAITGAESTGKSTLAKALAKHYNLPFVPEFARGYVEQLQRSYTYEDVILIAQKQVEQYNEMVSKQVPLIILDTWLLITKIWLDVVYGIVPEWIDQTIKETRIDVFLVCDTDLPWVPDSVRENGGTDREKLQQTYIQELEKYQFPYQIIKGNYEERKKGAIQFISGLDTA; translated from the coding sequence TTGAAGAAAAAAACTAAAATAGTAGCCATTACCGGGGCCGAATCAACTGGAAAAAGCACACTTGCTAAAGCACTTGCTAAACACTACAATTTGCCGTTTGTTCCGGAATTTGCACGAGGTTATGTTGAACAATTGCAGCGATCGTACACCTACGAGGATGTTATTCTGATAGCACAAAAACAGGTTGAACAGTATAACGAAATGGTTTCAAAACAGGTGCCACTGATAATTTTAGATACCTGGCTACTGATAACAAAAATCTGGCTGGATGTTGTTTACGGAATAGTTCCGGAGTGGATCGATCAAACGATCAAAGAAACCCGTATTGACGTTTTTTTAGTTTGCGATACCGATTTGCCTTGGGTACCCGATAGTGTTCGTGAAAATGGAGGAACCGATCGTGAAAAACTTCAGCAGACTTACATTCAAGAATTAGAAAAATATCAATTCCCTTATCAAATTATAAAAGGTAATTATGAAGAGCGGAAAAAAGGTGCAATTCAATTCATCTCAGGTTTAGATACTGCTTAA
- the epsC gene encoding serine O-acetyltransferase EpsC, which produces MTNNKVDQKILDTITKLSNPESYKLVCHKHLLGEPLPSNKKVKRIINLIREILFPGYFGTTTLKATITPHYMGVYVDELLEMLTGEILAGLCFECTDESEQRVEKHKVAAQEKAVVFIEFLPEIRRRLVADVEATFLNDPAAKNFGEVIFSYPGIRAITNYRIAHKLLELDVPLIPRFITEMAHSETGIDIHPRAQIGESFTIDHGTGVVIGSTSIIGDNVKIYQGVTLGAKSFPLDDDGNPIKGIPRHPILENNVVIYAGATILGRVTIGENSVIGGNVWVTNDLPANSRVVQKRPRDIPFMDGAGI; this is translated from the coding sequence ATGACAAATAACAAAGTGGACCAAAAAATATTGGATACAATAACCAAGCTAAGCAACCCTGAATCATACAAGTTGGTTTGTCATAAACACTTGTTGGGAGAACCACTGCCATCAAATAAGAAGGTGAAACGAATTATTAATCTGATTCGTGAAATTCTTTTCCCGGGCTATTTCGGCACTACTACTTTAAAAGCGACCATAACTCCGCACTACATGGGAGTTTACGTTGATGAACTACTTGAAATGCTTACTGGTGAAATTTTAGCAGGTTTGTGTTTTGAATGCACCGACGAATCGGAACAAAGGGTTGAAAAGCATAAAGTGGCAGCGCAAGAAAAGGCTGTTGTTTTTATTGAGTTTCTGCCAGAAATAAGAAGACGACTTGTTGCAGACGTGGAAGCAACATTTTTAAATGACCCGGCAGCAAAAAACTTTGGCGAGGTTATTTTTAGTTATCCGGGAATCAGGGCCATAACAAATTACCGTATTGCCCATAAATTATTAGAGTTGGATGTTCCGCTTATTCCCCGTTTTATTACCGAAATGGCACACAGCGAAACCGGAATAGATATTCATCCGCGTGCTCAAATTGGTGAGAGTTTTACCATCGACCACGGTACTGGCGTTGTTATTGGTTCTACATCTATTATTGGAGATAATGTAAAAATATACCAGGGAGTAACCTTGGGAGCAAAAAGTTTTCCGCTTGACGATGACGGAAACCCGATTAAAGGAATTCCACGTCACCCAATATTGGAGAATAATGTAGTTATTTATGCAGGTGCAACTATACTTGGCCGCGTTACTATTGGCGAAAACTCTGTAATTGGGGGTAACGTATGGGTAACCAACGATCTTCCGGCTAATTCCCGAGTGGTGCAAAAACGACCAAGAGATATTCCGTTTATGGACGGAGCAGGTATTTAA
- the pnuC gene encoding nicotinamide riboside transporter PnuC: MTDIVLEWLLGNYIEILGAILGLAYIFFSIKQHILTWPTGLLTSALYVVVFFDARLYADMGLQVYYVVISIYGWYFWLTGKKQNEKKVAVKTTRKVLWLKLALVSIALYALLLFILSNYTNSDVPHMDSVTTALSIIATWMLARKYLEHWLLWIFIDAFSAGLYVYKGLWATVILFIVYTFMALLGYIEWKKDLKKIEEKN; the protein is encoded by the coding sequence ATGACTGATATAGTTTTGGAATGGCTCTTAGGTAATTACATTGAAATACTGGGAGCCATTCTTGGTTTAGCCTACATCTTTTTTTCCATTAAACAACACATTTTAACGTGGCCTACAGGTTTATTAACCTCGGCACTTTACGTAGTTGTATTTTTTGATGCCAGATTATATGCCGATATGGGACTTCAGGTGTATTACGTGGTAATCAGCATTTATGGCTGGTATTTCTGGCTAACCGGAAAAAAACAAAATGAAAAGAAAGTAGCCGTTAAAACGACCCGAAAAGTATTGTGGTTAAAACTGGCACTGGTTTCAATTGCGCTTTATGCCCTGCTCCTGTTTATTCTAAGCAATTATACCAATTCCGATGTTCCGCACATGGATTCTGTGACTACAGCACTCAGCATTATTGCCACCTGGATGCTGGCAAGAAAATACTTAGAGCATTGGTTGTTATGGATATTTATCGATGCTTTTTCTGCAGGATTATATGTCTACAAAGGTTTGTGGGCAACTGTTATTTTATTTATCGTTTACACCTTTATGGCACTATTGGGCTATATTGAATGGAAAAAAGACCTTAAAAAAATTGAAGAAAAAAACTAA
- the guaA gene encoding glutamine-hydrolyzing GMP synthase, with translation MQEKILILDFGSQYTQLIGRKVRELNVYCEIHPYNHFPEIDESVKGVILSGSPYSVRDEEAPRPDLSKIKGKIPVLGVCYGAQYMAHFYGGEVAPSNTREYGRANLGFIDHDSVLFENVSLHSQVWMSHGDTIIRLPENYKVIASTEDVNFAAYKVDGEKTWAIQFHPEVYHTTEGKQLLQNFVTTICGCEQNWTPDSFVETTVRELQDQLGNDKVVLGLSGGVDSSVAGVLLHKAIGKNLTCIFVDNGLLRKNEFEDVLHSYENMGLNVIGVDAREKFWNDLAGITDPEQKRKVIGRNFIEVFDEEAHKIKDVKWLAQGTIYPDVIESISVNGPSATIKSHHNVGGLPEKMKLKVVEPLKLLFKDEVRRVGGALTIKKELLGRHPFPGPGLGIRILGDVTPEKVRILQEADAIFINGLKNWGLYDEVWQAGVMLLPVQSVGVMGDERTYENTVALRAVASTDGMTADWVHLPYDFMAKMSNEIINKVRGINRVVYDISSKPPATIEWE, from the coding sequence ATGCAGGAAAAGATTTTAATTCTTGATTTTGGTTCTCAATACACACAATTGATTGGACGAAAGGTCCGCGAACTAAATGTTTATTGCGAAATTCATCCTTACAACCACTTCCCGGAAATTGATGAGAGTGTAAAAGGAGTGATCCTTTCGGGCAGTCCTTATTCGGTTCGCGATGAAGAAGCACCTCGTCCCGACCTTTCAAAAATCAAAGGCAAAATACCGGTTCTTGGCGTTTGCTACGGAGCACAGTACATGGCTCATTTTTATGGTGGTGAAGTAGCTCCTTCGAACACGCGTGAATATGGAAGAGCAAATCTGGGATTTATCGATCACGATAGTGTTCTGTTTGAAAATGTTAGTTTACACTCGCAAGTTTGGATGTCGCATGGCGATACTATTATTCGGCTTCCGGAAAATTATAAAGTAATTGCATCAACCGAAGATGTAAACTTTGCAGCTTATAAAGTTGATGGTGAAAAAACCTGGGCAATTCAATTTCACCCTGAGGTTTACCATACTACCGAAGGAAAGCAACTGTTACAAAATTTTGTGACAACAATTTGCGGCTGCGAACAAAACTGGACACCCGACTCATTTGTTGAGACAACAGTAAGGGAATTACAGGACCAACTAGGCAACGACAAGGTTGTTCTTGGTCTGTCAGGTGGTGTTGACTCATCGGTTGCCGGTGTTTTACTGCATAAAGCTATCGGTAAAAATCTTACCTGCATTTTTGTTGACAACGGTCTACTTCGTAAAAACGAATTTGAAGATGTTTTGCATTCGTATGAAAATATGGGGCTGAATGTAATTGGCGTTGATGCCCGGGAAAAATTCTGGAACGATTTGGCCGGTATTACTGATCCGGAACAAAAACGAAAAGTTATAGGACGCAACTTTATCGAGGTTTTTGATGAAGAAGCGCACAAAATAAAAGACGTAAAATGGTTGGCGCAAGGAACAATTTATCCGGATGTAATTGAATCAATATCGGTAAATGGTCCTTCGGCAACTATTAAGTCGCACCACAATGTTGGCGGACTTCCTGAGAAAATGAAACTAAAAGTGGTAGAACCACTCAAGCTTTTATTTAAAGATGAAGTACGACGCGTTGGTGGAGCTTTAACGATTAAAAAAGAACTCTTGGGTCGCCACCCCTTCCCGGGGCCTGGATTGGGAATTCGTATTCTTGGCGATGTAACTCCCGAGAAAGTTCGCATCCTGCAGGAAGCCGATGCTATTTTTATTAATGGGTTGAAAAACTGGGGGCTATACGACGAAGTTTGGCAGGCAGGAGTAATGTTGCTTCCTGTTCAATCGGTTGGTGTTATGGGCGACGAACGTACCTACGAAAATACAGTGGCTTTGCGCGCTGTTGCTTCAACCGATGGGATGACGGCCGATTGGGTACATTTACCGTACGATTTTATGGCAAAAATGTCGAACGAAATCATTAATAAAGTTCGTGGTATCAACCGCGTAGTTTATGATATTAGTTCGAAACCACCTGCAACAATTGAATGGGAATAG
- a CDS encoding THUMP domain-containing class I SAM-dependent RNA methyltransferase: MKEYKLIAKTFSGLEDVLAKEVKRIGGKNVRRGKRAVFYEGDLELIYKSNYQLRTALRILKEIEHFNFKDVDQFYLKCKRIKWQNYFTVDQNFVINSVVVNSRDFRNSMFTSLKVKDAIADYFRENFGKRPNVDTENPDIIINVHVFQDNCTLSIDSSGESLHKRGYRVKQGEAPLNEVLAAGMINLTGWLGNSDFMDPMCGSGTLAIEAAMIAQNIPPAKFRKEFAFKNWNDFDPVLWEKITEPVEKREFRHKIYASDISGSNLLNAQTNARRALVFNKIQFACTDFKNLDVKLDNATIVTNPPYGERLRENDLDGLYSMIGERLKHQFAGNSAWILSSAFESLKFVGLKPSQKIDLFNGALKCKYNNYRLFEGKEK; encoded by the coding sequence TTGAAAGAGTATAAATTAATCGCAAAAACCTTTTCCGGCCTGGAAGATGTTTTGGCCAAAGAAGTGAAGCGCATTGGCGGTAAAAATGTACGACGCGGAAAACGTGCCGTATTTTATGAAGGAGATCTTGAGTTAATATACAAATCAAATTATCAACTCCGAACTGCATTGCGTATCTTAAAAGAAATTGAACATTTTAATTTTAAAGATGTCGATCAGTTTTATTTAAAATGCAAAAGAATAAAGTGGCAAAATTATTTTACGGTCGATCAGAATTTTGTGATTAACAGCGTGGTCGTAAACTCGCGCGATTTTAGAAACTCAATGTTTACCTCACTAAAGGTAAAAGATGCTATTGCCGATTATTTTCGCGAGAATTTTGGGAAGCGACCAAATGTAGATACTGAAAATCCGGATATCATTATAAACGTCCATGTATTCCAGGATAACTGTACATTGTCGATTGACAGTTCAGGAGAATCATTACATAAAAGAGGATATCGCGTAAAACAGGGTGAAGCGCCTTTAAACGAAGTACTTGCGGCAGGTATGATCAACCTGACCGGATGGCTTGGAAACTCGGATTTTATGGACCCGATGTGTGGCTCGGGCACACTAGCTATTGAGGCAGCCATGATTGCTCAAAACATTCCTCCTGCTAAATTCAGAAAAGAATTTGCCTTCAAGAACTGGAATGATTTCGATCCTGTACTTTGGGAAAAAATTACCGAGCCGGTTGAAAAAAGAGAATTCAGACATAAAATCTATGCTTCGGATATATCAGGAAGTAATTTGTTAAATGCACAAACCAATGCACGACGTGCTTTAGTATTTAACAAAATACAATTTGCCTGTACCGATTTTAAAAATCTGGATGTTAAATTAGACAATGCGACCATCGTAACCAATCCACCTTATGGCGAAAGGCTGAGAGAAAATGACCTTGACGGGCTTTATTCGATGATTGGCGAGCGTTTAAAACACCAATTTGCAGGGAACAGTGCGTGGATACTTAGTTCAGCGTTTGAAAGCTTAAAATTTGTTGGATTAAAACCGTCTCAAAAAATCGATTTATTTAACGGGGCACTAAAATGCAAGTATAATAATTACAGGTTGTTTGAAGGGAAGGAAAAATAG
- a CDS encoding CHAT domain-containing protein, with protein sequence MGARLGNEGKYTEALDTFKLFLNERKKIYGEEDYFLTQPYMMLGITYKNLGQNDMALSSYKLAETNFFLRSDPPQGLLGSIYINLGNVYRAQLDYSNALNYYDQALSVYQSQTSVDLEDISNAYYAIAEIEFVTQNYQSVIDIAEKCYASADTSNQIYFDNIMGGSYYNLKQFERADYHYKHAISFSQQYYDKGLDLAYAYMSYAEFLSAINNFEKAIEKLSLAYKILQEQQNFGTELSTYYEYEGNIFRNRAINTQEINRFKREKRQNLLKAIGSYKKGLTALEVDQNNPENSDIEIQQTRSLIDCIGLIKLIGDVYLEIALLDNENKGIDFSTNLDYALSCYNNTSNLIQQARKEISNDESKIQLSNLQYQTISKIIETAYLAYNYSGNQEFLDIAFNNSEQLKSSALFDKIANELAQENSLIPDSLLELERKLNNTIANYSELQYEELSYNEPDSSLLEEYNDKIFNASRQRDELNRYMEESYPDYYQLKYSNSTLSLNDIQNRLERKEAIVEYFLAEPTTEKIENGSNTDTLTSLYTFFITNDNIEFQKKTLSNAEIEALEETFRFMSSTDYMFTHNEDAKNYCVSSNNLYKVLMAPYEQYLDEKHLTIIPDGKLNYISFDGLLKSLPDTSETIRFNELDYLIKDVNINYANSVNIFLKNKMSKPKLRNHTLAFAPEYHSEEFEMTGTSYKLAPLPGVQKEVDAISKSVNTTIFEKEKATEQNFRKESGNFDILHLAMHAYINDSLPAFSRLAFTQNMDSTTLSADGWLNTADIYNLNLNARMTVLSACNTGVGQLQKGEGLMSLARGFLYAGCPSVVMSLWEVEDVAGTKIMTSFYKYLKAGKTKDEALRLAKLKYLDESNSRLAHPHYWMSFKCIGDNSPVYTSYDLYFFAVLILLIIAFSIDQGIRIKKARRNRQA encoded by the coding sequence ATGGGTGCTAGATTAGGCAACGAAGGAAAGTACACCGAAGCTTTAGATACTTTTAAATTGTTTCTAAATGAACGAAAAAAAATTTATGGAGAAGAGGATTATTTTTTAACTCAGCCCTACATGATGTTAGGTATTACTTATAAAAATTTGGGACAAAATGATATGGCACTTAGTAGTTATAAGCTTGCTGAAACAAATTTTTTTCTTCGTTCAGACCCCCCGCAAGGTTTGTTGGGAAGTATTTATATAAATCTGGGCAATGTATATCGAGCCCAATTGGATTATAGCAATGCTTTAAATTATTACGATCAAGCTTTAAGCGTGTACCAGAGTCAGACTTCTGTTGATCTTGAAGATATATCTAACGCCTATTATGCTATTGCAGAGATTGAGTTTGTTACTCAAAACTACCAATCTGTTATTGATATTGCTGAAAAATGTTATGCATCAGCAGATACATCCAATCAAATATATTTTGATAATATTATGGGAGGTAGTTATTATAACCTTAAACAATTCGAAAGAGCAGATTATCATTACAAACATGCTATCTCATTCTCACAACAATATTATGACAAAGGTTTAGACCTCGCCTATGCCTATATGAGTTACGCAGAATTTCTTTCTGCAATTAATAATTTTGAAAAGGCTATTGAAAAACTATCTCTAGCATATAAAATCTTACAAGAACAGCAAAATTTTGGCACAGAACTTTCAACTTATTACGAGTATGAGGGAAATATTTTCAGAAATAGAGCAATAAACACACAGGAAATTAACCGATTCAAAAGGGAAAAAAGACAAAATTTACTAAAAGCTATTGGATCGTACAAAAAAGGATTAACAGCATTAGAAGTGGATCAAAATAATCCTGAAAATTCGGACATAGAAATTCAACAAACACGTTCGCTGATTGATTGTATTGGACTAATAAAATTAATTGGTGATGTGTATCTTGAAATTGCCCTTCTGGATAATGAAAATAAAGGCATCGATTTTAGTACAAATCTCGATTACGCGCTAAGCTGCTATAACAACACCAGTAATCTCATTCAACAGGCGCGAAAAGAAATTTCGAACGATGAAAGCAAGATACAGCTGTCGAATCTACAATACCAAACCATCAGTAAAATTATTGAGACGGCATACCTTGCTTATAATTACTCGGGTAATCAGGAGTTCCTTGATATTGCGTTTAACAATTCGGAACAGCTAAAAAGCAGTGCACTTTTCGATAAGATTGCCAACGAACTGGCCCAGGAAAATAGTTTGATCCCTGATAGCCTATTAGAGCTGGAACGTAAATTAAACAATACCATCGCCAATTATTCCGAATTACAATACGAGGAATTAAGCTACAATGAACCTGATAGTTCGTTGTTGGAAGAATATAACGATAAGATTTTTAATGCATCGCGGCAAAGAGATGAGCTGAATCGTTATATGGAAGAAAGCTACCCCGACTACTATCAGTTAAAATATTCCAATTCTACCCTCAGCTTAAATGACATACAAAACAGGCTTGAAAGAAAGGAAGCAATTGTTGAGTATTTTTTAGCAGAACCGACAACAGAAAAAATTGAAAACGGCAGTAATACTGACACACTAACTTCGCTGTATACTTTTTTTATTACCAACGACAATATTGAATTTCAAAAAAAGACACTTAGTAATGCTGAAATAGAAGCTTTAGAAGAAACCTTCCGGTTTATGTCTTCAACCGACTACATGTTCACACACAACGAAGATGCAAAAAACTACTGTGTTTCGTCTAACAATCTATACAAAGTACTAATGGCTCCTTACGAACAATACTTGGATGAAAAACACCTGACAATAATCCCTGACGGAAAATTGAATTACATTTCATTTGATGGCTTACTAAAATCATTGCCCGATACAAGCGAAACAATCCGGTTCAATGAACTTGACTACCTGATTAAAGATGTAAATATAAACTATGCTAATTCGGTAAATATTTTCCTGAAGAACAAAATGTCAAAGCCAAAACTTCGAAATCATACCCTGGCTTTTGCTCCGGAATACCATTCTGAAGAATTTGAAATGACGGGAACAAGCTATAAGCTAGCGCCACTGCCTGGTGTGCAAAAAGAAGTTGACGCCATCTCTAAATCTGTTAATACAACTATTTTCGAGAAAGAAAAGGCAACGGAGCAGAATTTCAGAAAAGAAAGTGGGAATTTTGATATCCTTCACCTGGCAATGCACGCTTATATAAACGATTCGCTACCGGCTTTCTCTCGATTAGCATTCACTCAAAATATGGATTCAACGACATTAAGTGCCGACGGATGGTTAAATACGGCAGATATTTACAACCTGAACTTGAATGCCAGAATGACCGTACTAAGTGCATGTAACACTGGGGTTGGGCAACTTCAAAAAGGAGAAGGACTAATGAGCCTGGCCCGTGGATTTTTATATGCTGGTTGTCCTTCGGTAGTAATGTCGCTTTGGGAAGTTGAAGATGTGGCCGGCACAAAAATTATGACCTCTTTTTATAAGTACCTAAAAGCTGGTAAAACAAAAGACGAAGCACTTCGTCTCGCCAAACTAAAATACCTTGATGAATCGAACTCCAGACTTGCCCACCCCCACTACTGGATGAGTTTTAAATGTATTGGCGATAATTCTCCGGTTTACACCAGTTATGATCTTTACTTTTTTGCTGTTTTAATTCTATTGATTATCGCTTTTTCTATCGACCAGGGAATTCGCATAAAAAAAGCCCGTCGTAACCGACAGGCTTAA
- a CDS encoding S41 family peptidase, whose translation MIVSKIKHIKTIGLSLFLALFFIAPVSIQAQNEVQQNQVKFARLLRLVDGYYVDSSDVGDLTEKAIVHMLEELDPHSTYISKEEVDKMNEPLKGNFEGIGISFNIYKDTLLVTTTIAGGPSEKVGLRAGDRIIEVDGENIAGIGLKNSDVFDLLRGEKGSKVDLTIARKSENEPLGFTIVRDKIPIFSLDASYMLDESTGYIKLNKFSATTTNEFLSAMTDLKREGIQNLVLDLRNNGGGYLKSAIELADQFLNDDQLVVYTDGTNDPRREYKATSKGTFKDGKVVVLVNEGSASASEIVSGAVQDWDRGVIIGRRSYGKGLVQKPFFLNDGSMIRLTTAHYYTPSGRCIQKPYDGGIREYRKDYANRISNGEMFSADSIHFDAELKHKTLVNGREVYGGGGVMPDIFVPMDTSSHYAYMNKLRRKRVTYNFVLDYVDVHREDIMKQYSTFDKFNEKFEITEENVEQVVAKGVEEGIEKDEESLNFLEDDLKQEIKALIARDLYSRNDMYKVLNEKDDAILKALEVFDNQDKYAALLVTAD comes from the coding sequence ATGATCGTATCAAAAATTAAACATATTAAAACGATTGGCTTAAGCCTGTTTTTAGCTTTATTTTTCATTGCTCCTGTATCAATACAGGCACAAAACGAAGTGCAGCAAAACCAGGTAAAGTTTGCCCGTTTACTGCGTTTGGTTGACGGCTACTATGTCGATTCATCAGATGTTGGCGACTTAACAGAAAAGGCTATTGTGCATATGCTTGAAGAGCTCGATCCGCACTCAACTTACATTTCAAAAGAAGAAGTGGATAAAATGAATGAGCCCCTTAAAGGAAACTTTGAAGGAATTGGTATATCATTTAATATTTATAAGGATACTTTGTTGGTTACAACGACCATTGCAGGCGGACCTTCAGAAAAAGTTGGCTTGCGTGCCGGAGACAGAATTATTGAGGTGGACGGTGAGAATATTGCTGGAATAGGATTGAAAAATTCCGATGTTTTTGACCTGTTAAGAGGGGAAAAGGGAAGCAAAGTTGATTTAACAATTGCGAGAAAAAGCGAAAATGAGCCACTTGGTTTTACAATTGTTAGAGATAAAATTCCAATTTTTAGTCTGGATGCTTCTTACATGCTCGATGAATCAACGGGTTATATTAAGTTGAATAAATTTTCAGCTACCACAACCAATGAGTTTTTATCTGCAATGACAGATTTAAAACGTGAAGGAATACAAAACCTTGTTCTTGATTTAAGAAACAACGGTGGTGGATATTTGAAATCAGCCATCGAACTGGCAGATCAGTTTTTAAACGATGATCAGCTGGTTGTTTATACCGATGGTACGAACGATCCAAGAAGAGAATATAAGGCGACCTCGAAAGGAACTTTTAAAGATGGCAAAGTGGTTGTTTTGGTTAATGAAGGCTCAGCCTCAGCAAGCGAGATTGTTTCCGGAGCTGTTCAGGACTGGGATCGTGGAGTTATAATTGGTCGGCGATCGTACGGAAAAGGATTGGTGCAAAAACCATTTTTCCTGAATGACGGTTCTATGATTCGACTTACAACAGCTCACTATTACACACCAAGCGGCAGATGTATTCAAAAACCTTATGATGGTGGTATTCGCGAATACCGTAAAGATTATGCCAACCGAATTAGTAATGGTGAGATGTTTAGTGCCGACAGTATTCATTTTGATGCCGAATTAAAACATAAAACTCTGGTTAATGGTCGCGAAGTATACGGCGGAGGTGGTGTAATGCCCGATATTTTTGTTCCAATGGACACATCATCACATTATGCATATATGAATAAACTTAGGAGAAAGCGGGTTACTTATAACTTTGTTTTGGATTATGTTGATGTTCATCGTGAAGACATAATGAAACAATATTCCACTTTTGATAAATTCAACGAAAAATTTGAGATTACAGAAGAGAATGTTGAGCAGGTAGTTGCAAAAGGTGTTGAAGAAGGAATTGAGAAGGACGAAGAAAGTTTGAATTTCCTTGAGGATGACCTTAAACAAGAAATTAAGGCTTTAATAGCCCGCGACTTATATTCAAGAAACGACATGTATAAAGTTTTAAACGAAAAAGACGATGCGATTTTAAAAGCTCTTGAAGTTTTTGATAACCAAGACAAATATGCAGCGCTTTTAGTTACAGCTGATTAA